One Acetobacter ghanensis DNA window includes the following coding sequences:
- a CDS encoding cytochrome c1, which yields MRGSFFLPAFGLLASLGFSGVALASEPDKAPPHQAWSFDGPLGHYDQGSLQRGFLVFQRVCSTCHGMRDVSYNDLAGIGLTQQQIAETAKAKPQADAPDAAGRPTMRPGLPDDHLHSPFPSDAAAAAMMGGVAPPDQSRLAMTHPGGADWLYAFLTGYRMPPPADAPIVPGKFYNDWATGHMIGMPPPLMNGMIQYPDGTPATVEQQARDITTFLVWASDPHRNERHSIGKAVMAYLAVLLVLAIAWKRKIWKRLKTQ from the coding sequence ATGCGGGGTTCATTCTTTCTTCCCGCCTTTGGCCTGCTGGCCTCCCTTGGGTTTTCCGGTGTGGCGCTAGCCAGCGAGCCGGACAAGGCGCCGCCTCATCAGGCATGGAGTTTTGATGGCCCCTTAGGGCATTATGATCAGGGCAGTCTGCAACGGGGTTTTCTGGTTTTCCAGCGCGTCTGCTCCACGTGCCACGGTATGCGCGATGTGTCCTATAACGATCTGGCCGGAATTGGGCTGACCCAACAGCAGATTGCGGAAACAGCCAAAGCCAAGCCTCAGGCCGATGCGCCCGATGCCGCAGGCCGCCCAACCATGCGCCCCGGCCTGCCGGACGACCATCTGCACTCCCCTTTCCCCAGCGATGCCGCCGCTGCTGCCATGATGGGAGGCGTGGCCCCACCCGACCAGTCCCGACTGGCAATGACACACCCCGGCGGGGCTGACTGGCTCTACGCTTTTCTGACCGGCTACCGTATGCCGCCGCCAGCCGATGCGCCCATCGTGCCGGGCAAATTTTATAATGACTGGGCCACAGGGCACATGATTGGCATGCCCCCGCCCCTTATGAATGGTATGATCCAGTATCCTGATGGTACACCGGCTACGGTGGAACAACAGGCGCGCGACATTACAACTTTTCTGGTCTGGGCGTCCGATCCGCACCGCAATGAGCGCCATAGCATTGGCAAGGCCGTTATGGCTTATCTGGCCGTATTGCTGGTGCTGGCCATTGCATGGAAGCGCAAAATCTGGAAACGCCTGAAAACGCAGTAA
- the petA gene encoding ubiquinol-cytochrome c reductase iron-sulfur subunit: MTRETDTTPAPEQAPGRRDFLGMVTTAGTVTGMAACAIPFVESLQPQDSAAAHLPVDVDISRLAPGQQMVAVWQGKPVFIIRRTPEELASLQNASLTAQLKDADSSANQQPGYARNWHRSVAPEYGVYVGICTHLGCVPSYTPPQGSGPEASGGYGCPCHGSKFDLAGRVQKGAPAPYNLPVPPYSMPSATVIRLGENPKGETFDFSTIEQI, encoded by the coding sequence ATGACACGCGAGACTGACACAACACCAGCTCCCGAACAGGCCCCCGGCCGCCGTGACTTTCTGGGTATGGTCACCACGGCTGGCACGGTCACAGGCATGGCTGCCTGCGCCATTCCATTTGTGGAAAGCCTACAACCACAAGACAGTGCTGCTGCCCACCTCCCCGTTGATGTGGATATTTCCCGCCTTGCTCCGGGCCAGCAGATGGTGGCCGTATGGCAGGGCAAACCTGTTTTTATTATCCGCCGCACGCCGGAGGAACTGGCAAGCCTGCAAAACGCCAGCCTGACTGCACAGCTTAAGGATGCTGATTCCAGCGCCAACCAGCAGCCCGGCTATGCCCGCAACTGGCATCGCTCCGTAGCGCCGGAATACGGTGTGTATGTTGGCATCTGTACCCATCTGGGCTGCGTACCGTCCTACACACCCCCGCAGGGTAGCGGGCCGGAAGCCTCTGGCGGATATGGCTGCCCCTGCCACGGCTCCAAATTCGATCTGGCAGGGCGCGTGCAAAAAGGTGCTCCCGCACCGTACAACCTGCCCGTTCCCCCTTACTCCATGCCCTCCGCCACGGTTATCCGGCTGGGCGAAAACCCCAAGGGCGAGACATTCGACTTTTCCACCATTGAGCAGATCTAA